Genomic window (Thermodesulfatator atlanticus DSM 21156):
AAGGTGAACCCAAGATACTGGCGGGATTATTTTGTTCGCGAGGAAAAACTTCCGCCTGCCTTTCGCGAAGCGCATTTCCCGATCTCTCCGCACTATCATCGCTTTGTGGCCGAAAGGCTACGGATCTTTGCCATGGAAAAAGTCCCGAAGATAGAAGAACTGGCACTGGCAAGGCTTATTTACGCGGGGGGAGACGACGTTTTCGCCATGAGCAGTGTTTCCCAGGTCCTTGAACTTGTTAGCTATCTTGCCCGGGCCTACCAGAGTGAGGATGTTTTTGATGGAGGGGCCACCCTTAGCATGGCGGTGATCCTGGCTCATCACCGCACGCCTTTTTACCTTGTGGCCGAGCGCGTTCACAAGCTCCTGAAAGAAAAGGTCAAAGAGGGCCTTGGGCGCAACGCTTGGGGGGTACTCCTAATGCGCCGCTCAGGAGAAGAAACCTTTTTTGGTGCACGCTTTTTAGAAGGAAAAATCCTGAAAGGTTTTGAAAACGTGATCTCGCATCTGGCTTCAGGCCGCGTGGCAGGTGGAGTGCTCACCCCGCTTGAGGCTTTGGAGTCAGGCGCAAGGGGTCTGCCAGCTGAAGCACTGAAAAAAACTATCAGCTATCTCGTAAAGAGGGCCTCTTCAGGAGAGCATAGTGGGTCTTTTGATTTCGCTGATTTTTACCAGGCGCTATTAGAGCTTGAAGAAAAAATCAAAAAAGATCGGGAAGCAAGCCCTGATAGCAGAATTATGGAATTTAATGCCTACGAAAGTTTTCTGGCGGCCTTAAAAATAGCTCGTTTTCTGGCAAAGGGGGACTAAATGCGCTGGTTACGGATAAAACCCCTTGACGTGTTGTTTTTCAGAAGACCAGGGCCTTTTAGCGCCGGCGGGGTCTTTGTGGCTGAGACAGAGATTGTGCCGGGCATTTTGCCCTTCATAGGTGCTATTCGCGCAGAAGCTGCGCGGGCACTTGGGCTTTCGCCAGCGGTGCTGCGCAAGGGCCATGAAAGCCTCGGTGGTCCGGACTCCCTGGGCAGGCTGAAATTCTGCGGGCCGTTTCTCGCAAAGGACGGCCGGGTGTTTTTCCCAGCACCGAAAGCCGCGGCTTACCACGAAGGCCTCGGCAAGATGGTCTTTTCCTATCCTGAGGAACCTGAAGGCGCCTGTCTGAGCCTGCCTGATGGATTTGGCATTTGGCAATTACCAAAGGGCTATAGCCCTCCTGCTGAGGAGTTTTTTCTTGGTGAAGAAAGCTATTTTGACCTCTTTAAAAACGCGGAAACCTTCACCTCAGAAGGAGATCGCGCCTTCGTTAGTGATTTTTTCGAGATAGAGCGGCGTGTGGGGATAGCCCTTGAAAAAGGCAGCCGCAGGGTGCGCGAAGGGCATCTATATACCCAGTCGGTTGTAAGGCTGAAAGATGGCGTAAGCTTTGTGGTGGGGGTTTCCGGGCTTCCTTCTGAGTTTCCCGAAAAAGGTGTGCTTACCCTGGGGGGCGAAGGGAAACTTGCCCTTTACGAAACCATGGACTCGCCGCCCCTTCCTTTTGCGAACAGACCTGAGGCGAAGGGTGGTGCGCGTATGGCCTTTGTGGTGCTCGCTACCCTCGGTGTTTTTAAAAGTGGACCTCTCCCCGCTCTGCCTTTAAGTGCACTTAAGGCAAGGCTTGTGGGCGCTGTGGTCCCGAAAGCAAAAGTGCTCGGAGGGTTTGACATTTCGCGCAACAGGCCAAGGCCCTTGGTGAAAACCGTTTCTGCTGGGGCAGTCTATGCCCTTTTATTTGAGGACGCCCTTACCAAAGAGCAAGAGGAAAAGATTTTCGAAAACTTTTGGGCTAGGCCCCTGGCAGACGACTTTTCTTTTTACCCATACGGCCAGGCAGGCTTTGGCCTGAGCTTTGTCTGCTTAAGCAAATTCCAAGGAGGTGTTTAAATGTCACACCTTTTAGCTATTTGCCATTGTGTTTCGGCCTTTCATCCCGGTGCAGGGGTAAGTGTTTCGCACCTTGACCTTCCGGTGCAGCGTGAAAAAGGCTCGGACCTTCCCATGATGCAGGGATCAGGATTCAAAGGTGCGCTCCGTGCGGTGGCCAGAGGCGTGCTTGAAAAAGACGTTTTAAATCAGGTTTTTGGCCCTGAGCCTGAAGCTGCCCACGAGCACGCTGGTGCGGCCAGGTTTACGGATCTAAGGCTTTTGCTTTTTCCGGTGAAGTCCCTGAAGGGTATTTTCACCTGGATAAGCTCGCCTGCAGTGCTTGCGCGGTTTCAGAGAGAGCTTTCTTTCTTTGGGTTCAAAGGGCTTAAGGATTTTGAAGAGTTGAGAAACTCCTTTGATAACCTAAGTGACGAAGATGCCCTGGTGACCTCTTCGTGCAAAATTTTGCTCGACGATAAGCTCGTGCTTGAAGAATTTGCCTTCAATGCCAGGAAGGAAGACGCCCTTGGCAAGGTGGCAGAGGAAATAGCAGGGCTTGTGTTTCCCCAAGAACCCTTTTTTAAAGACCTTCTGGCGCATAATCTCGTGATAGTGAGTGATACGGTGATGGCCTCCTTTGCGGAGTTTTCCATGGAAGTTGTCACCCGCATTAAGATTAATCCAGAGACTGGCACGGTTGACACAAAAACAGGCGCGCTCTGGAATGAAGAAAACCTGCCTGCTGAAAGCGTGCTTTACGGCTTTGTCCTGACAGAAAGTGCGCCTAAAGGCCTTTCGGCAAAAAAAGTAGCTGAAACCGTGAAGAAACTTGCCGGGCTTCACCAGTTTGGTGGCAATGCCACGGTGGGCCGTGGGCTTGTGCGTCTAAATTTTTACGGGGAGGAGCTTTCATGAAGGTGCATCGTATGCTCGAACAACAGCGCGCCAGAGAGGCCAGCCTTGCTGTAGCAGAGGCCAAAGAGAAAACCAAGTTTAGTGAATACGTCTCCCTGGTAAAAAAGTTCCCTGCACTGGTGGTGCGAAATGGCCTTGGTCCGGCGGTGGCTTTTTTGTTAAGCAAAGGCAAAGGAAAAAATCGAAACTCGCACGCCTTGCTTGCACGGCAACTTGAAGATTGGCTCTGCCGCAAGGCACCACATTCGCCTTTTAAAGGGAAAGACCTAAGTCTTATTGAGGCCATTGCCAAGGGTTCTTCTCAGGAATACCTCATGGTAAGCCGTGAAGCACTTGCCTATCTCAAATGGTTAAAACTTCTGGCATCAGCAGAGGGAAAAGATGAAAAAGAAAAGCAAGAGTAAAAACGACAGACCCGAGAGAAAGTTTTATCCGCTTCCGGAAGACACCAGAAAGATTCTGGAAGCTACCGCGCCTGCTAAACGGGCCGCCAATTTTTCCCTTTTGTTTTATCGCTACCTTGCCTTTAGAGGCAGCGATTGCTCCCTTAGTGGCAAGGATAAAAGCGACGTATGGTTTGAGGTAAGGGGCGGTTTCAGCCAGGGAAACACCTTTCGTCGGCCTCTTTTTGAAGCGCTCAAAAAGAGAACAGCCGCCCTTAGAGAGGGGCTAATTCAACGCCATTTTACGGTAAAAGAGCTGGTGCTTGAGGCCAAAAGCCCGCTGGTCCTTGGCTTTGGGCTTGAGTCAGTGCTTGAAGCCGGGCTTCTTTTGCACCACACTTACGGAGTTCCCTATCTTGCAGGAAGCAGTTTAAAGGGTTTGCTGCGCTTCTGGTTTGCTCTCACCAGAGAAGCTTTAGTGACGGAGCTTTTCGGCACCCAGGAGCGTGCCGGGATTTTGCATCTTTCGGACTTTTTGCCGGAAAGCATAACTGATCTTGAAAAAGACATCATAAATTGCCATTACCAAAACTATTACGCAGAAAAAGCCCCTCCCACTGAAGCAGAAACCCCTGTGCCTGTTTATTTTCTGACCATCCCTCAGGGGGCAAAGTTTCGTGGCCTTATATGGCTTACCGACCGAACCTACGCACAACATTTTGACGATGTTTTGACCGCCCTTGAAGAGGCCCTTTCTGAATGGGGAGTGGGAGCTAAAACCGCTCAAGGATACGGACGGATGAGAGTCCATGCCGGTTAAGCGCACGGTACTTTTAAAGGCCCAAGAAGATATTTTGCTTCCCAAAAGCCCCGGGCTTTGGTTGCATGCCCTTTTTTTTAAGTGGCTTGAGAAAAGCCATCCTGAGCTTGGCAAAGAACTCCACGGGGCCGCCCCGGCCCCATTTTCTCTCTCTACTTTAATTGGCCTTAAGAGGAAGCAAAAAAAATTAGTCTTAAAGGGCGAGGAATACGTATCTTTTGAAGTGGCGGGCCTTGCCCCTCAGGTGGAAGAATGGCTTCTGGCGGCAGGAGAAGAAGAAATATTGTTTAACCAGCAAAAAATTTTGCTAATTCCCGCAGGTCTTAAGCAGAAGACCTTTCAGCAACTGGTTTGTCAAAGCAAAGAAAAGACTTTTTCTTACGTCTCACCCGCTACTTTTCGTCACTACGGCAGAAATCTTCCCCTTCCTGTGCCGGAGCTTGTGTTTGGCAGTCTCTTAAGACGCTGGCATAGTTTCGCTGAAAAAGGCCTGCTTCCAGTTGAAGACCACGTGGCCGACATTTTGCTCAAAAAGTTCGAACTTAAAAGCCGCATGATTGACCTCCAGAAGTATCGTCTCTCAGCCTTTGTGGGTTCAACTACTTTTTTAGCGGCCTCAAAGGAAGCCGAAGTTTTGCTGGGAAGCCTGGCAGGTTTTGCTGTTTTTGCCGGGGTTGGTTACAAAACAACCATGGGCTTTGGATGTGTGGAGGTTCACGGAACATGAAAGACCTTGGCCTGGAAGAAAAAGATATCGAGCTTTTAAACCGCTGGCTGGCAGGTGAAGACGACCTAGAAAGAGTTATTTTGTTTGAGAAAGGCCTTTATGAAAAATTACAAGAATTCGTTGAAAAAACTATCTGGAGGGGAGGCTATCTTCGTGGAAAGGGGCGTCTAATTCAGGCCTTAAAAAACGAAAGGATTCAAAATGAAGAGATAGTTCACGAGTTTGTAATTCATCTATACCGGAAAAGAAAAGAGCTTCGTTTTGAAAACTGGGGAAAGTTTTTTGCCTACGCTGAGAGAACTCTTCCTAGCTTCGTGGAAAAAGAACCCAAATTCGTTTCTGTAGGAAGCGATGAGGAAAGCGGATTTGAGCTGGAAAACCTTGACGAAAGTTTGCTTGAAGGTCTCACCTTAAGACATGATTTTCCCAAAAAAGAAGAGCAGGGCAAAGAAAAAGAGACGTCTTTTTACGTGCCTAAAGAAACCAGAACTGTAATCTACGAACAGGAAGAAGATGACTCGTCGGATAAATTAGCTTTTTGCGAAGAGCAAGCGTTTTTCTTTGACGAGTTTTGTTCCTTTCTGGAAAAGCGCCGCAAAAAAAGCCTTGCTGCGCATCTTCTTTTTTTAAAAGATCTTTTAATGAACCAGATAGAAAAAAGCTTTATCAAGTGTCTCTGGCTTTTTGTCTTTGCCTGTGTGGTGCTCGGTTTCAGAAAATTCTATCCCTGCGTAGAGGCCTCTCGCAGTGTTTCGCAATCAAAAGACTTTAACCGCAATACTTATCAATCAAAGAATCGTCGTCTAAAAGCTGAACTTCTAAAGTTTTTGGAAAAGAATCCGGAGCTTGAAGAAGTTGTCTTAAAGATTATGGAGTTTGAGGGATGATGAAGCTTTTACCTACCAAAATAGAAAAAGAAAGGGCCAGGCTATTAAAAGCCCTTGAGGAATTAGAAACGCCTTTTATTTATGCTTTTCCTCGTGGCCTTGGCAAAGATGCCTTAAAAGTTATGCATCTTGTTTACACTTCTCTTAGGCGGGGCGGGCAAAACGTATTACTTATTGACGAAGATTACTCAATCCCCCTTGAGTCAGATGCTGAGGTGCTTCTGGTCTTTGGGTTTCTCAGATATCCTGAAATCTTGAGATTTCTTGAAGCCAAGGGCCTTAAAAAGGTAATTTTGGCCGAAAATGAGGACCTTCTTTCAGAGAGCCTTTTTAGTTATCCCATCATTCGTCTTCAGGCCGAAGAAGAAAAAGCTCATATTTTGCAGAGCCCTGACCAGGTGTGCGATTTGGTCGGCTTTTTTTCAAGATTTGGGTTTTTACTGCCTTTTTCCATTGCCGCCCGCATTCTTAAAGCAGACGAAGACGACTTTGGGGCCCTGGTGGAAGAGCTTGCAGCCAAAGGGTTCTTAAGCCTTACGGAATCTTTATCTCCGCCTGGCTTATATCTTGAAAGCAATGAGAATTTAGAGCTTCCTTCTCTCAGTCTTCAGGATGTTCTTGATGCTTTTGATCCTGAAGAACCCCTTGAACGCAGTTTTATGGCAAAGTTTTTTGAAAGCTTTTTTTCCTATCCCTTGCTTAAAAAGCTTCTTTTTCCCGAAGGCAGCTGGTCAGAGCTTCGCACTCTTTTTGAAGAAACCCTTGAGAGGGTAAAGCCTTTTTTTAATAGCCCCTGGGAATTTTTGAGCTGGGCAGAAGGGCTTAAGGCAGCACGCCTTTTTGAGCGTTCTTTTAAGCTGCTTAAAGAGGGCGAGCAAAAATTCAAGGGCATGGAGCTTTTTACCCTGAGCCTGGCAGAGGTTCTGGGAGAGCTGGGCGTAAGGGAAAAAAAATATGCCCACCAGATGAGAACTATCTTTCAAAGACTTCGGCGACAAAAAACCGGAAATGCTTACATTTACCTTAAGTGGGCGGGTGCAGAGAAGAAGTTACGCAATTTTGAGCTTGCAGAGGAGTTACTGGAAAGCTTGCGGGAAGTTTCTTCTCTTCCGATGGTTTATGCTCTTTACATAGATCTTGCCCTTGAAGCCATGCATCTTAAAAAAGCCGAAAAGCTCCTTTCAGAAGCCCTTGAGCGCTTTTACGAAAACATTTTCTTTCTGCACCTTAAGGCGCGCTTACACCTGATCAAAGGCGAGCTTGAGGAATGTTTTAGAGTTTTAAGCTTTCTTAAACATGAAGTGCCAGCCAATGCGTATGTTTTTTCCACAGAGGCCGAAGCCTTTTTAGCAAAAGATCTGCCAGAGAAGGCTTTAGAGGTTCTTGATAAGGCCCTTAGCAGGTGGCCTGATCATCCAGTGCTCATGCATCAGTATGCTAGGGCTGAAATCGAACTCAAAAGGCCGGAAAAAGCCATAGAAGTGCTAGAAGAGCTGAAAGAATACGATCCCGTTGAACCTCGCCACTGGCTTGAGCTATCAAGGGCCTGTTTCCTGGCCAGAGAATATGAAAAGTCTCTTAGCATTGCGAGCCAGGCCCTTGAGCAATTTGTTTACAGGATACCCTTCATGCATCGCAAGGCCGAGGCCCTGATTGCCCTTGAAAAATACGAGGAAGCCGAAAAGGTGCTCAAAGCCATTTTGAAAGAAGAGCCTCTCAATCCCTTTGCCCTTTGTTCTTATGCCAGGTTAAAACTTCTCAGGGCAGAAGACGCCTCGTACTACCTTGAGGCCCTTAAAGTGGCCCTCAAAGAAAAGAAGCTTGATTTCCTGCGTTACAAACGTTTGAAGAATTATCTTGAAATCCTTAAATCATGGCACGGAGAATCGACGTAATCATTCAGAAGCACGGAGTGAAGCTCTCAAAGAACAGAGGCGCCTGGTAATTGAAGCCGACCACGAACGCAAGGAACTCCCTTTTAGGGAAATAAAGAGCCTGGCGATTGCCACTAAAGGTGTACGGATTTCTTCAGACCTTTTAAAAGCCCTGGCGATAAGAGACATTCCTTTGTTAATGCTTGATGCTAAGGCTCGTCCTCAGGCCATTCTCACAGATCCTTCCAGACATACGGAACTTGTGCTTGCCCAGGTCAGGGCCCATGATGCACCTGCCCTGAGGTGCAAGCTGGCAGCAGCCTTTGTGCGGGGCAAAATTCGCAATCAGATACACCACCTTAACTTCCTGCTGAGACAGGAAGAAAACAAATGCCTAAAAG
Coding sequences:
- the cmr3 gene encoding type III-B CRISPR module-associated protein Cmr3, which encodes MRWLRIKPLDVLFFRRPGPFSAGGVFVAETEIVPGILPFIGAIRAEAARALGLSPAVLRKGHESLGGPDSLGRLKFCGPFLAKDGRVFFPAPKAAAYHEGLGKMVFSYPEEPEGACLSLPDGFGIWQLPKGYSPPAEEFFLGEESYFDLFKNAETFTSEGDRAFVSDFFEIERRVGIALEKGSRRVREGHLYTQSVVRLKDGVSFVVGVSGLPSEFPEKGVLTLGGEGKLALYETMDSPPLPFANRPEAKGGARMAFVVLATLGVFKSGPLPALPLSALKARLVGAVVPKAKVLGGFDISRNRPRPLVKTVSAGAVYALLFEDALTKEQEEKIFENFWARPLADDFSFYPYGQAGFGLSFVCLSKFQGGV
- the cmr4 gene encoding type III-B CRISPR module RAMP protein Cmr4; its protein translation is MSHLLAICHCVSAFHPGAGVSVSHLDLPVQREKGSDLPMMQGSGFKGALRAVARGVLEKDVLNQVFGPEPEAAHEHAGAARFTDLRLLLFPVKSLKGIFTWISSPAVLARFQRELSFFGFKGLKDFEELRNSFDNLSDEDALVTSSCKILLDDKLVLEEFAFNARKEDALGKVAEEIAGLVFPQEPFFKDLLAHNLVIVSDTVMASFAEFSMEVVTRIKINPETGTVDTKTGALWNEENLPAESVLYGFVLTESAPKGLSAKKVAETVKKLAGLHQFGGNATVGRGLVRLNFYGEELS
- the cmr5 gene encoding type III-B CRISPR module-associated protein Cmr5, translating into MKVHRMLEQQRAREASLAVAEAKEKTKFSEYVSLVKKFPALVVRNGLGPAVAFLLSKGKGKNRNSHALLARQLEDWLCRKAPHSPFKGKDLSLIEAIAKGSSQEYLMVSREALAYLKWLKLLASAEGKDEKEKQE
- the cmr6 gene encoding type III-B CRISPR module RAMP protein Cmr6 translates to MKKKSKSKNDRPERKFYPLPEDTRKILEATAPAKRAANFSLLFYRYLAFRGSDCSLSGKDKSDVWFEVRGGFSQGNTFRRPLFEALKKRTAALREGLIQRHFTVKELVLEAKSPLVLGFGLESVLEAGLLLHHTYGVPYLAGSSLKGLLRFWFALTREALVTELFGTQERAGILHLSDFLPESITDLEKDIINCHYQNYYAEKAPPTEAETPVPVYFLTIPQGAKFRGLIWLTDRTYAQHFDDVLTALEEALSEWGVGAKTAQGYGRMRVHAG
- the cas6 gene encoding CRISPR system precrRNA processing endoribonuclease RAMP protein Cas6: MPVKRTVLLKAQEDILLPKSPGLWLHALFFKWLEKSHPELGKELHGAAPAPFSLSTLIGLKRKQKKLVLKGEEYVSFEVAGLAPQVEEWLLAAGEEEILFNQQKILLIPAGLKQKTFQQLVCQSKEKTFSYVSPATFRHYGRNLPLPVPELVFGSLLRRWHSFAEKGLLPVEDHVADILLKKFELKSRMIDLQKYRLSAFVGSTTFLAASKEAEVLLGSLAGFAVFAGVGYKTTMGFGCVEVHGT
- a CDS encoding tetratricopeptide repeat protein translates to MMKLLPTKIEKERARLLKALEELETPFIYAFPRGLGKDALKVMHLVYTSLRRGGQNVLLIDEDYSIPLESDAEVLLVFGFLRYPEILRFLEAKGLKKVILAENEDLLSESLFSYPIIRLQAEEEKAHILQSPDQVCDLVGFFSRFGFLLPFSIAARILKADEDDFGALVEELAAKGFLSLTESLSPPGLYLESNENLELPSLSLQDVLDAFDPEEPLERSFMAKFFESFFSYPLLKKLLFPEGSWSELRTLFEETLERVKPFFNSPWEFLSWAEGLKAARLFERSFKLLKEGEQKFKGMELFTLSLAEVLGELGVREKKYAHQMRTIFQRLRRQKTGNAYIYLKWAGAEKKLRNFELAEELLESLREVSSLPMVYALYIDLALEAMHLKKAEKLLSEALERFYENIFFLHLKARLHLIKGELEECFRVLSFLKHEVPANAYVFSTEAEAFLAKDLPEKALEVLDKALSRWPDHPVLMHQYARAEIELKRPEKAIEVLEELKEYDPVEPRHWLELSRACFLAREYEKSLSIASQALEQFVYRIPFMHRKAEALIALEKYEEAEKVLKAILKEEPLNPFALCSYARLKLLRAEDASYYLEALKVALKEKKLDFLRYKRLKNYLEILKSWHGEST